AGTATAATATCTTTATGTCATTTTCTAATAGTAATATTTTTATATCAATATGGAGCTTTTCCTAAAAATCTTCAAGTGTTTCTTATGCATGATTCCATTTTATCTTTAGTATCTTTTCCCCTATCTTCATTATCCATCTTAGATAATGATAAATCTAGTTGTAATAGGAACTTATCTCTTGAATTATCAGATTTATATTCTCTTGAAGTTCATAAAATTCAAGCTATTTGATTTTTATCTAGTAAATCAATTATTCTTGATGTATCTAAATTGTTTCTAGAAAGTCTTTTTGGTTCATCTATTATTATATAATCTACTTTTCAAGATTTACATATTTTTATCAATTCATTAAATCAGTTTCTCGTTCATTCTGTTTTAGCACTTCTGCTCTCTCAAATTTCTTTATATGTTTCAAGTCATTTTAAAGTAGCCACTCTTCTACAATTTTCTAATTGATGTTCTAATGAATTAGCTTGTTTATCATCTCTATCTGTAGATTTTCTATAATAAATTATTGCTTTCATATCTTTATGTATTAAAAAATAAATCAAAATTTTCTACTAGTCATTCCCAAAA
This sequence is a window from Poseidonibacter parvus. Protein-coding genes within it:
- a CDS encoding recombinase family protein produces the protein MKAIIYYRKSTDRDDKQANSLEHQLENCRRVATLK